In Sphingomonas sp. PAMC26645, one DNA window encodes the following:
- a CDS encoding glycosyltransferase family 4 protein, producing the protein MVALSERRSVVVISDWVDGWPPADPSAATPPRDGSAWRALDSASRPWTGAADHREPVAGGYLERLPLALVAAGIVEQAEIWHHWRGEGDPPFRRDSPVLARRAFRLDHDHAPFASTEMIDFVRAFGAPDILVVLGLGVAPELLALCANSIILYNSIDAPSLRVPPEVSEHFDLVITGAQWQSDEVEARHPGMRTAILPVGPEFAAIDQFRPLGTPKDFDLIYVAAAQPYKRHDILFDALARLPRNIRALCVFGYGEDADALRQRARDQNLSIEFVGPPGVPIDEVNRLMNRAKFGVVCGIDDGAPAILTEYMLAGLPVLANAGLRCGLQFILPETGMTASTTGFADAILTMRETYAEFRPRDAVLERWTWQHSVVRLGAIIQQIHDAKQLHLHSQV; encoded by the coding sequence ATCGGTCGTCGTCATCAGCGACTGGGTCGACGGCTGGCCTCCCGCGGATCCCTCCGCCGCAACGCCTCCTCGCGATGGATCGGCATGGCGCGCGCTCGATTCCGCGAGCCGACCCTGGACGGGTGCCGCCGACCACCGCGAGCCCGTCGCCGGCGGGTATCTCGAACGCCTTCCGCTCGCACTCGTCGCGGCCGGAATCGTCGAGCAGGCCGAGATCTGGCATCACTGGCGCGGCGAAGGCGACCCGCCATTCCGCCGCGACAGCCCGGTGCTCGCGCGCCGCGCCTTCCGCCTCGACCACGACCACGCACCGTTCGCCTCCACCGAGATGATCGACTTCGTGCGGGCATTCGGCGCACCGGACATCCTGGTCGTGCTGGGTCTCGGCGTCGCGCCCGAACTCCTCGCGCTCTGTGCGAACAGCATCATCCTCTACAATTCGATCGACGCGCCCTCGTTGCGCGTGCCGCCCGAAGTCAGCGAACATTTCGATCTCGTCATCACCGGCGCGCAGTGGCAGTCGGACGAGGTCGAGGCGCGCCACCCCGGCATGCGCACCGCGATCCTGCCGGTCGGTCCCGAATTCGCCGCGATCGACCAGTTCCGCCCGCTCGGCACGCCCAAGGACTTCGACCTGATCTACGTCGCCGCCGCGCAACCGTATAAGCGCCACGACATCCTGTTCGACGCGCTCGCGCGACTCCCGCGCAACATCCGCGCGCTCTGCGTATTCGGATACGGCGAGGATGCCGACGCACTCCGCCAACGCGCGCGCGATCAGAACCTCTCGATCGAGTTTGTCGGGCCACCGGGCGTACCGATCGACGAGGTCAACCGCCTGATGAACCGCGCGAAGTTCGGCGTCGTCTGCGGCATCGACGACGGCGCGCCGGCGATCCTCACCGAATACATGCTCGCCGGCCTGCCGGTGCTCGCCAACGCGGGATTACGCTGCGGATTGCAGTTCATCCTGCCCGAGACCGGCATGACTGCTTCGACGACCGGGTTTGCCGATGCGATCCTTACAATGCGCGAAACCTACGCCGAATTTCGGCCCCGCGACGCCGTATTGGAGCGTTGGACTTGGCAGCATAGCGTTGTGCGTTTGGGTGCGATTATCCAGCAAATACATGATGCAAAGCAATTACATTTGCATAGTCAGGTCTGA